ATTAGGATAAACTACAGTTTAGCCTAATGTTGGTTTAAGTGCATTTTTGCTTTGCCACTCTAAGAGGCCATTTGGTTGGGTGTCATTAAAAGTACAGTATAGGTAAAGATGTATATATTTGCAAAAAcagcagttacaactacatgcATCTTATTTAGTTTGATGTAGTAGAAAGCActgtaattattaataatttatttggttacaCAAAGTTGAGAAGtgcatttttaaacttttttcacTTTATATATGCGGTGTTGAGTTTAAAAAGTGATTAGAGATGTAagcttattttttgtttaacgTTTCTCTGGCCAACCGCGGTAGTTGGAAATGTAGCTAATTTCGGCGGAGTTCTAATTGCTACAGTTGGACCGCCCTGCACAATTCCAATTACAGCtgttaaatttaaatgcatCAAACGAAACATCAGATTTGAATCTACATATATTTGCAACTGTAGTGTCGCTACAACTACATGCAAATAAACAATCGTAAGTTGCACTTAATTATTCTATGGTTTAACGTGTTTATATTTTGCCAGTGGTTCAAAAAAACATTTATACTTAAAACTTctctgtatttttatttttgttttactgTAAGGATAAGAGTATATTACCTTTTATTGTTTTCATAAAATTCACTTTGCTATTCTATTTGACAGCAAAATGTTTTGGTAAAACAGAAATCAAATCACAGAGATAATTAAGCACAACTTTTTAAATCATAGTGTggcaaagtttaaaaaaaaaaaaaaacactaaaacaCATGCGATTGGgcgcaaattgaagtttaccctttgaATTAGCTTTTTCTTAGCTGTACCTCAGAAGAGTGCGATTCGTGCACCACCCGTCCCAGGGCCAATTTGAGGTGCTTTGAAGGATGATCGTGACATTTTGCCAAGAATTCATTAGCATATCTGTGCCATCTGATAAAGCTCTCCTCTTTTATCTTCCGCTCAAAAGCCACACTTTGCATGTAGTTACCACTGCAATACGAAGAATTCCATATTTTCTCGCACCTTCCTTGGCTTATTCTCGACCTGCTGGGCAGGAACACGCaaaaaagtgttaaatataaagtatTAAAGAAATCCTTTTTGGCGAGCTtaagttttttcaaaataaagagTTGGTTCCCGTGATATCATTGTAGAAGATCCTAAATTAAATCTTTTCAAACTCTTGTTTGATCATCTACTGTTTAATCTAATTAGTTCAGAGTGATAGGTGATAAGATCTGGCAAACCTCTTCGGAGGTAGAGCGGGGCACAAAAACGGGGACAGGAATTCTCTGGTGGGTTTTGAAGAAGGGCATggaccatcatcatcatcatcatcatcaccatcatcatcatcatcatcatcatctcctccaccaccaTTATCTTCACTCAAGTGCTTATTTTCTTGCTTCTCTgattacaaaaaaagaaaaaaaaaagaaaaaaaagggcgAAAAGTCAAACTCGCGAAGCTGAAACTCATGTATACAACACCCATAAGTATGCGGACGAACCTTTCCTGCCCATGTCATTCCTCATGCTTCTATACATCTGAATCAAATTATTTACACACATCACTTTGTATAAAAGAATAAAGATGAAgcgcaataaataataataataataataataataataataataataataatcaacaaaacaaaaaaaaatgaaaattaattaaggaCACCTGAAGATGGCTCTTTACGTGAGATATTGTAAGCCCTTTAACATCCATGAGCTGGAGAACAAGCTTAGGTGTAGCTTCTACATAAAGTTTAAGATCAATCCtttagttaaaaagaaaaaaaaaagaaaaagaaaaagaaaaagaaaaataaaataataataataataataataataaagaaaaaggtatatatatatatagatagatactTACTATCTTGGCCTCCGAGCCTTTCTATGGCATGAACAAAGCATTGGTGGAGATCAGGTGTCCATCTCAAGCGAGGAACCTTGGATCTGATGTATTGTCTCACAGCTCCAGTGCTCTTTCCACAGttactcatctctctctctttctctctccccccccttATGTATACATAGTTATTTtccatatattataattatatatgtaacgTTGccatagtataatatatatcttaGTCACATATAGAACTATTCTTGTTTACAACAAGATCACTGGAAAATTATAAACTCAAGTGCTATTTGAGATCATCGCCAGAACCTTGAAAATACGAAACAACCATTTAAACAACATATAGAATGTcataataaaagatatatatatatcatgtccAGAAACCAAATTGTGAGGACGATTTTATACTGCTTAAGTTCATATATATgatattcaaaaaatagttAAGTGATAATATATCGAAAAAACTCGACATTATGATGTGATGATACGTATGACGATGGGTCAAacttttcatatataatatatgctataaaaatttaataattaagtcTGTAGCATCACATATGTGCATTAATGTTTGTGAGAATactaagaaagaaaaataattaaccTCTCATATATAAACTTCTCAACTTATAATTGAACTATAATTTTCATTTCACAAGGCAAATTAAGTACTCTTATATATTTCAActgcaaaagaaaaagaactagGTAAgtttcaaaaaacaaaaagagagtaaatcAACAAACTAACCTTTTAAACAACAATCTCCTCCTCCTTGTGTTCACCTCTCTAAGTtatctctccctccctctctcatttgCAGTActtggtctctatacatatattattgttGGGATTCTATATCTCTCTATGGCCTAGAACACTGGGTGACCAAAATATGCACCAGAACAATTCATTAATAAGGGAATTAAATGctagggggagagagagagagagagagagagagagagagagagagagagagagagagagagagagagaaagagaggagagagagagaaggggacaAAAGGGAGGAGACAAATTCCTCTACTGGTTGCCTCTGAGATATAATCGATTTCTCCTCCTGAAAGGGTACAAAATTCCCACATCATCATTACCTCTTCTAATATGTATTAGCTAGTTATTTGTTGTTATGTATTCATTTATTGTGCTGTATAATTGGTAAGAGCCTTTGACTCAATAACAGGtgtataagagagagagagagagagagagagagagagagagagttttgagaGTTTTGAACAGCTAAAAGGTACAATTATAGGGTTGCTCCCCATGAGGAACTGTGTGTGTACTAATGGGTCATGTATTGATTTGTGCTAGGAAAATGAAATCAAATTGACTCTtcctttttgcttttgtttttgaaattCAAACCAATCGATTGTTGAAAAACATACCAAATCGAACCGAATAAAATTATTCAGTTTCGCTCCAATCTGATAAGACTGGAGCGAAATCAAAACCGTGTTGGACGATTTTAATAGCTCTAATTTTACCGATCCATTCTATACGCATATGCACGCGCAATTGctccatatttttttaatttcaaaaataggaaaaaaaaataaacagagaGAAAGAATcctagtattattattatatcttgTAAAATAAGTCAACTATGTGAGTAGGGCCCCTGCAATTAAAATGTAGAGATGCTATATTAATTACTCCTGAATTATAACCCTATCACAGGATTGAAAAGTCCTCATTTCATTGAACAACTCTATAAAGTGGTGTTCTTTAGATTGAGGGTTGGGACTTTTCAGATCAATCAAGCTGGCTAGTGATGCTTTTTTATTAacggaaaacttcaaaaacctttcctgtggtttcgttgcttctcactttgctcccctgtgatttaaaatgtatcaatttgcctccctgtgattttttttttctcattttcttattaatttcattatttttttcttaaatcactgataaagttaaaattaaagggtactaaagtgaatatttgataaatctagatgagtatctgaagttttttgtatataatttaatgaaatattaacgaaaaagataccgaaaagataaaaactaaACCGCAGgagaaaattttgatatatttacaaccacagggggcaagtgagaaactacaaaaccacaggggggatttttaaagttttcccttttatcAACAACAAAAAGTCTACACAACTTTCTGTCCTTGGAAAGAAGTTAACCATTATTGAAAATTTCAAGCCAGATTATTATGGGCTTTCAAAGAAACTTTTGCCTTGGCTTCAGTAGGAGTACTCTGAGGTATCGTTTGATTCGAGAATAAGCAAAAAATGGCCATTTTAGTAATAGATATAAATTAAGGTATAGGCggagattagatcaattttgcgtttggatgaaaattgggttattgcagggaataaaaaaaataacgtttaataaggtaagatggaataagaaggatattgtatctttataaataaaaaataataatattaccctcttattgtatttgaatttgaatttttaaattcttaaatttatattcttaaatttaaatttttaactttgaaatttcaaaattttaaattaaaatttaaaatttaaaatatcaaattttaaattcaaatttttaaattttaaattttaaactttaaatttaagatcaaatttaaatttaaaaaatataaaatatcaaattttaaattttaaaaatttaaaatatcaaatttaaaatttaaaatttaaaatttaaaattataaactttaattttgagattacaaattataaattttaaaaatttaaatttttaattgttaaatttttaaaataagaataagggtgggcacaattaataaaaataatttattataataaatttataattttttaaaaaattctatttaaacttaaatttaataaaaagaatttattataatatttaaatataatttattataaaacttattataatatttaaatataaataatatgtattaacatactacaattaataattttataataaaaataatgtattataatatattacatattatatttatataatttaattttaattcaatttataattaagtttgaaattaagcattggaacagcactattccaccaaaatggtggaatagcaaatcccttgctgttccggaataaccgggaatagcaaagTTTGACCAGAATAAAATATCCCAGTAAAATatcaccccgtttggcggaatagtggggataacttttgttatttcCGTTTattccccgaaccaaacggggcctgaAAGGTTTCTTCAAAAACAGCTGATAATTGCACTTCCATTTGCACAAAGTTCAAACTAACCGATTTTATACGTGAAACTTAATGTacttttagtatttttaaagaaaattaaaagaaaaaataaactgagttagaaatgtgaaataAACTTCGAATACcgatcatcaaatttttaattgactgCTGTATATTGGTGTTACTTTCGAGACCGCATAAGGAGTACTACCCAATGTAGTAGTTCTatatcaactatatatatatatatatatatatagagttgagctatgatacttttacaagtatcatcatcatggtgctattaggttttaagccattggatctactttttggttattaatagcctttggattaaatactattccacctaccaccacctaccactatcatctcaacctcacatatctccatccaagggctaaaaacacacaagtattacccccatgatacttttacaagtattctagcccctatatatatatatatatatatcgactgtacctagagcaagtggcaaagggcttggtggttggtatccgagacccaagttcgaatcctagttgattcatatttctagctaagtttatttataaatgaaataaacgaagcgggtagcgtgctacctatctctaaaaaaaaactatatatatatatatatatatatatatatgttttggaCTTTGGTATTGGCCGTAGCCTGTTTATCAGTTCAATGATGGACCCAAACCATAATTATGATCTCCACAAAGCTTGGACAAAGTATGTAATTAATTGGCTTTTATATTCGACATTGCATGGCAATGATACGTATAATCGGTATGTGAAGTTAGGCAAAACGATACAAGTTGGACCACAACCCCCAAATTGAGATGATGAGGACGCACAGATAAAAGAATAACATAGAATAGTGAGGCTTCATTGAAAAGTTGGTGTGCACTATGCCAAATATTTTGTGTGCAATTCCATTTCACTATAAACACTTTAATTTCCATGTAGAGAGcgtttttcttaaaataaataaaaaccaaGTTTTTTTGTCCATTTCGCTGcaatcaaaaggaaaaaaaatccaacaagAATCCAAATATCTGAAAGTACCATCATTAATAGGGGCACAACATTATTATATGATAACGCTGTAATAATTTTATCCAATTACATCAATTTAATGGCATTATTGtaaaacatattttattataacAATTTATACAATTATGATAATACGTACTGTTATTATAATAAGGATCATACTGTGTAGCTATTTATTACCACATAATTTATAAaagtaatttaaaataactttttttttttattaataagagCTTTAACGATTTGCAACAAGAGCTAGCGTTACAAtagaagattaaaaaataaaaaaaataaaaaaaaatgcttggtaataattttatataatttatacttttattCTCCTCTTTTCATTTAATTGCTAATAAATTGTTTTGTCACCATATCCTACGGACAACAATTTGGCAGAATGAATGATAGGAAATCCTGCGGGACGAATGATGGCGGGAAGGACGGGGAGCAGAGAGTCTCATTTTACCGATGGGCAAATTCattaataaaaatcaaatatatatttttttaattatatatatatataatatttttattttaaatttgtctcTACACATTAATTTGTTTCCAAACCTACTcgaatatatactaatatttcaAATTCAAGAAGCGGAAACCACAAACTTTATTTGGCGGAAAGCGTAAATGAAAAACAAATTCGACTTAAAAAGGACAATCCCAAAAAAACAACCgtgagaatttttttaaaattttgagagaaagatagtatgacGTTATcgtccgcttcgtttattttttttttaaaaaaaactaaactgaaaatgtaaaatagtaagacttcaaacttaaaatttacgatactaattatcaaatattttattacttgATCGatgataatatttaaataccgACTGACTGAAGATGGATTCAAATGATTGATCTAAAATTATGTTGAACAAGTAATTTTTGACAATCAAATTTTAGTAattactgtaatttttttttttttgagatagatagcacgctacccgcttcgtttatttcagttagaaataaacttagctagaaatgtgaatcaattaggattcgaacttgggtctcaggtaccaaccactaaatcctttgctacttgctctagagacgatcGGTTAATTACTGTAAATTGTTAAGAACTATTTGAAGTGCCATAAAATAAGGTGTGAAAGCTAATGCAACTCTCTCTATCCGCCatgctaaataatttttttttttttttcaaacgtcgtggtttttgagaaaaggcAAAATGACAGTGGTGGCCCACACCATAATTGCACACGCAATGGTGGATGAAATGGCCAATCAATGGCCATCATTTAGCGTAAGAGCGTGCGGGCCCTACCCTacgagccaaaaaaaaaaaaatttaaatacagtAGTCACATTACTTATACACACGGTGTTTCCTAATTAATCAAAATCTATTTTatcataagttttttttaaaaaaattattatattttttaaaaaatatatagttagtTGAATATTAATGATGCGGTGTAACTACTAAATAGTAGCATTTCTCATGAGCCAATAACAATAATGGACGATAATAAACATGCAACCCTGTTATTATAtcatatctattatctattaatctATATGAATTCTTACTGTTTTTTTACCCTGTGGCAAATTAACTTTCACCGTCATCATtatttgaccattttcattttctttattaaactttcaattaatacatttaattaatatatctaaatatttttattactaaacTTTCAATGACAAATTATCTTTTACGCTCGCCGGCATTTAACACTTCTCTTTTCCTAAATCAAacctttaattaatatatttaattaatacatctaaacgTTTCCAATATCAAATTTTTCCTCCACTAGATTTTTAATCTTCTATTAATTCATCAATTCTCTCTCCCTTATCTTTTCTCATGCACTATCGCCTCCCTCCCTAGCTACTTCTTTCACTAATGCGCGTGCATCTTCCCCTTCCGCCGCGGCCGAATAGAGCACATCGTCATTTTCACTATTATCATCGCCGGAGAAGACGTTGTCGGTTTCATCTCCACTACCAATAATAAGGGACCTTTCGTGACTATGACAAGTGAAGTATACAAgaaaatatttactattttcttattattaactgcttctataatttttatccgCTGTGAAGCGCGGGCTCCTCTCCTAGTATTTATTTATAGCACATTCACGGGTGGTGATACGGcagtggtggtggcggtggcggtggcggtggtggtgagTACTGGGGGTTGAGGAAATAGGAAACAAGTATTGGTGGGTGGGGTTGATGCAGGAGAGATGGCCGGCGCGAGCCAAGGATGATCACGTTATTCGTCGCACAGGAAAGAGAGTTTAACGAGCCCCCACCCAGGAGACTCTTCATCGCTTCTCCGCTCCTGCTCCTGGcctcctgctcctgctcctgctcctgctcGACTACATTATGCAGGGGACAGATAACTGGCGCGCACCTGGCATTCCGAAGTGTTGGATGGAACACTGTAAGAATTTGGTTTTTCGAATTCAGGCTCGTCCGATCGATTCCGCCCTCTCTCAAATAAAAAGAGATTTTGTTTGGCCGGGGACGAGTTCTGATGTTCTTAATCTCTCGTCCAATCCGACGTCTG
This genomic window from Ananas comosus cultivar F153 linkage group 3, ASM154086v1, whole genome shotgun sequence contains:
- the LOC109707663 gene encoding myb-like protein AA isoform X3 produces the protein MSNCGKSTGAVRQYIRSKVPRLRWTPDLHQCFVHAIERLGGQDKATPKLVLQLMDVKGLTISHVKSHLQMYRSMRNDMGRKEKQENKHLSEDNGGGGDDDDDDDDGDDDDDDDGPCPSSKPTREFLSPFLCPALPPKSRSRISQGRCEKIWNSSYCSGNYMQSVAFERKIKEESFIRWHRYANEFLAKCHDHPSKHLKLALGRVVHESHSSEGNKQNDHQPSSSGKFISEESYVNAAERVVKRENTYDCSLSLSLSVDPNYRSTNTSSASECSSTVSSASRRSFAGSSCYSDGRGINLDLSMSICGS
- the LOC109707663 gene encoding uncharacterized protein LOC109707663 isoform X4; the protein is MENNYVYIRGGREKEREMSNCGKSTGAVRQYIRSKVPRLRWTPDLHQCFVHAIERLGGQDKATPKLVLQLMDVKGLTISHVKSHLQMYRSMRNDMGRKEKQENKHLSEDNGGGGDDDDDDDDGDDDDDDDGPCPSSKPTREFLSPFLCPALPPKSRSRISQGRCEKIWNSSYCSGNYMQSVAFERKIKEESFIRWHRYANEFLAKCHDHPSKHLKLALGRVVHESHSSEGGPTVAIRTPPKLATFPTTAVGQRNVKQKISLHL
- the LOC109707663 gene encoding uncharacterized protein LOC109707663 isoform X2; its protein translation is MENNYVYIRGGREKEREMSNCGKSTGAVRQYIRSKVPRLRWTPDLHQCFVHAIERLGGQDKATPKLVLQLMDVKGLTISHVKSHLQMYRSMRNDMGRKEKQENKHLSEDNGGGGDDDDDDDDGDDDDDDDGPCPSSKPTREFLSPFLCPALPPKRSRISQGRCEKIWNSSYCSGNYMQSVAFERKIKEESFIRWHRYANEFLAKCHDHPSKHLKLALGRVVHESHSSEGNKQNDHQPSSSGKFISEESYVNAAERVVKRENTYDCSLSLSLSVDPNYRSTNTSSASECSSTVSSASRRSFAGSSCYSDGRGINLDLSMSICGS
- the LOC109707663 gene encoding myb-like protein AA isoform X1 gives rise to the protein MENNYVYIRGGREKEREMSNCGKSTGAVRQYIRSKVPRLRWTPDLHQCFVHAIERLGGQDKATPKLVLQLMDVKGLTISHVKSHLQMYRSMRNDMGRKEKQENKHLSEDNGGGGDDDDDDDDGDDDDDDDGPCPSSKPTREFLSPFLCPALPPKSRSRISQGRCEKIWNSSYCSGNYMQSVAFERKIKEESFIRWHRYANEFLAKCHDHPSKHLKLALGRVVHESHSSEGNKQNDHQPSSSGKFISEESYVNAAERVVKRENTYDCSLSLSLSVDPNYRSTNTSSASECSSTVSSASRRSFAGSSCYSDGRGINLDLSMSICGS